One part of the Macaca mulatta isolate MMU2019108-1 chromosome 6, T2T-MMU8v2.0, whole genome shotgun sequence genome encodes these proteins:
- the IL12B gene encoding interleukin-12 subunit beta isoform X1: MCHQQLVISWFSLVFLASPLMAIWELKKDVYVVELDWYPDAPGEMVVLTCDTPEEDGITWTLDQSGEVLGSGKTLTIQVKEFGDAGQYTCHKGGEALSHSLLLLHKKEDGIWSTDVLKDQKEPKNKTFLRCEAKNYSGRFTCWWLTTISTDLTFSVKSSRGSSNPQGVTCGAVTLSAERVRGDNKEYEYSVECQEDSACPAAEERLPIEVMVDAIHKLKYENYTSSFFIRDIIKPDPPKNLQLKPLKNSRQVEVSWEYPDTWSTPHSYFSLTFCIQVQGKSKREKKDRIFTDKTSATVICRKNASFSVQAQDRYYSSSWSEWASVPCS; this comes from the exons ATGTGTCACCAGCAGCTGGTCATCTCTTGGTTTTCCCTGGTTTTTCTGGCATCTCCCCTCATGGCCATATGGGAACTGAAGAAAGACG TTTATGTTGTAGAATTGGACTGGTACCCGGATGCCCCTGGGGAAATGGTGGTCCTCACCTGTGACACCCCTGAAGAAGATGGTATCACCTGGACCTTGGACCAGAGTGGTGAGGTCTTAGGCTCTGGCAAAACCCTGACCATCCAAGTCAAAGAGTTTGGAGATGCTGGCCAGTACACCTGTCACAAAGGAGGCGAGGCTCTAAGCCATTCACTCCTGCTGCTTCACAAAAAGGAAGATGGAATTTGGTCCACTGATGTTTTAAAGGACCAGAAAG AACCCAAAAATAAGACCTTTCTAAGATGCGAGGCCAAAAATTATTCTGGACGTTTCACCTGCTGGTGGCTGACGACAATCAGTACTGATCTGACATTCAGTGTCAAAAGCAGCAGAGG CTCTTCTAACCCCCAAGGGGTGACGTGTGGAGCCGTTACACTCTCTGCAGAGAGGGTCAGAGGGGACAATAAGGAGTATGAGTACTCAGTGGAGTGCCAGGAGGACAGTGCCTGCCCAGCCGCTGAGGAGAGGCTGCCCATTGAGGTCATGGTGGATGCCATTCACAAGCTCAAGTATGAAAACTACACCAGCAGCTTCTTCATCAGGGACATCA TCAAACCCGACCCACCCAAGAACTTGCAGCTGAAGCCATTAAAGAATTCTCGGCAGGTGGAGGTCAGCTGGGAGTACCCTGACACCTGGAGTACTCCACATTCCTACTTCTCCCTGACATTCTGCATCCAGGTCCAgggcaagagcaagagagaaaag AAAGATAGAATCTTCACAGACAAGACCTCAGCCACGGTCATCTGCCGCAAAAATGCCAGCTTTAGCGTGCAGGCCCAGGACCGCTACTATAGCTCATCTTGGAGCGAATGGGCATCTGTGCCCTGCAGTTAG